The genomic region CATAAacatgtatatacaccgatcaggtataacattatgaccagtgcttcaggtaacacacaacaagactgagtatctcctcatcatggcacctgttagtgggtgggatatattagacagcaagtgaacattttgtcctcaaagttgatgttagaagcaggaaaaatggacaaacgtaaggatttgagagagtttgaccaaaaggaccaaattgtgatggctagaccactggatcagagcatctccaaaactgcagctcttgagggggggttcctggtctgcagtggtcagtatctatcaaaagtggttcaaggaaggaacagtggtgaaccggtgacagggtcatgggcagtcaaggctcattaatgcacgtggggagtgaaggctggtccgtgtgatccgatccaacagatgagctactgttgctcaaactgctgaagtagttaatgctggttctgagagaaaggggtcagaatacacagtgcaggacaggtcagggctgttgtggCAGAAAAAAGGGGACCTATacaaatattaggcaggtggtcataatgttatgcctgattggtgtgatgtTGACTGCTGAGGAGAAGATGAACTCACTGTACGTGTACGTGGTCTCCGTTTTAGTTTCTCCATTCTCTTTGTAAtccctgttaaaaaaaacagaacatgaaGACGAGCTGGAGGTTCAGGAAGAAGCTTAAGctgctgctttttatttatttgtttgtttcttacaCACCGTGACTCCTGATACTCCACCCACTGGTACATCTCCACATTCCTCTTTAGCTTCACTGCCTGAACTGCAACCCTATAATTTGGATCATaaagaggctgagagagagagagagagagagagagagagagagagaatcattaACTCCAACACATGCTAAAAGGAAGTCTGTTTCTTTTAGAGTAAATATAATCTGGTGGTTTGTAAGGTACCTGAGCCGTGTGCAGAGAGGCTGAGAGGTGAACCAGGTGCCCATTGTCCTGGGGGTCAACAGAGGCGTCTGGGTGAAGAGTCACGACCTGGGAGAGTCCCTCATCCAGAGAGGATGCGGTGCGTATCGCTCTGCCCTGCGGATGAGAGAGACGGGAGCTAGAATGTGTACAAAgtttgttataaaaaataaataaaataaaataaaacccattTCCGTTCTTGTTAGTAAAAGGGGTGTGGCTTCAGTCAAGAAGGCATGGCTTCTTCATTCCCACAACTCTCAGCTGCTTTTAAAAACCCTGTCCTTCCATCAGATCGCTGATACAGAGAATATTCATCATGTCGTCTCAGAAGAATGGATACACTCTTCCTGGTGATCTTTATGACATCACCCTGCCGTATAAATCGGGTCACGATATTAAAAGCAGTAAAAGAAATCTTTGTTCACTGACCTCATTAGTGAAGAGCACGtagaaggagaggaagaagatgacCACACCCACCGCCATCCCCCCCATCGTTTCTCCCAGACGCTCCAGGAATCCCGGAGAACTCCGAGTGTGGATGCGGGTGTGTCGATCCCGACTGTCCTCACCAGAATACTGCAACACGGAAAACACAACCGTTGGCTTTTAATAAAATAGTGCTGCTGAGTGCTGACCGCTGCTCAGGTGATGATTAATTCTCTTTatgagcagctctgacagtagagcAGCAGAACATCACAGGTCCATATTAATGActcgctctgataccttatcgtttccatagggagaagtgtgtgtgtgtgtgtgtatgatgtgtggaaggagtctccagtgtcagtgctgtgtatctgtgtgtgtgtgtgtgtgtgtgtgtgtatgatgtgcggaaggagtctccagtgtcagtgctgtgtatctgtgtgtgtgtgtgtgtgtgtgtgtgtgtatgatgtgcggaaggagtctccagtgtcagtgctgtgtatctgtgtgtgtgtgtgtgtgatgtggtgaaggagtctccagtgtcagtgctgtgtatctgtgtgtgtgtgtgtgtgtgtgtgatgtggtgaaggagtctccagtgtcagtgctgtgtatctgtgtgtgtgtgtgtgtgtgtgtgtgatgtggtgaaggagtctccagtgtcagtgctgtgtatctgtgtgtgtgtgtgtgtgtgtgtgtgtgtgtgatgtggtgaaggagtctccagtgtcagtgctgtgtatctgtgtgtgtgtgtgtgtgtgtgtgtgatgtggtgaaggagtctccagtgtcagtgctgtgtatctgtctgtgtgtgtgtgtgtgtgtgatgtggtgaaggagtctccagtgtcagtgctgtgtatctgtgtgtgtgtgtgtgtgtgtgtgagatgtggtgaaggagtctccagtgtcagtgctgtgtatctgtgtgtgtgtgtgtgtgtgtgtgatgtggtgaaggagtctccagtgtcagtgctgtgtatctgtgtgtgtgtgtgtgtgatgtggtgaaggagtctccagtgtcagtgctgtgtatctgtgtgtgtgtgtgtgtgtgtgtgagatgtggtgaaggagtctccagtgtcagtgctgtgtatctgtgtgtgtgtgtgtgatgtggtgaaggagtctccagtgtcagtgctgtgtatctgtgtgtgtgtgtgtgtgtgtgtgtgatgtggtgaaggagtctccagtatcagtgctgtgtatctgtgtgtgtgtgtgtgatgtggtgaaggagtctccagtgtccctgctgtgtgtgtgtgatgtgtgtgtgtgatgtgtgtaagtttCGACTCCTGAGGGCACGAGTGTTTAAAGCTGATAGAACACAAGAAACAACCGGAAGTGACTCGTTTCACCACTCCGGACTTGATgttagagaaaaataatcaactcttCTGTGGACAGGAAATGTACTTTAGCagcaccacacaaacacacacacacacacacacacacacacacacacacacacacacacacacacacacacaaacacacaaacacaaacacaaacacaaacacaaacacacagttttactcTTCGTAATGCATAAATTCAGTAAATGTCtgcttaaataaaatgttcttacCGACATCACTGAGTTTGTAACACGAACAGAAAGAGTCTGAACACCGGAAGAGGAAACTGGTGGAAAATAAACTCTCTCGCGCGCTCTTTTAAACTCTTCGCGGTTTGTAGCGTGATTAATTTACAGTTCAGTGAAAAGTTTTTGCTGCTGTCGTTGCTGTGGATATTGTTGTTAATGAAGAGGCGTATTTCTGTATCTCTAATGAGCGAATTAAATTGAGACTCGTTAATGTTCTTATCACGTATTACGGAAGCGCGCGCCTGCCCTGCCGAGAGGCATGTCGGGATATGTAGTCTTCTTCTATTCCGATTTGTTCTTAttcttctccttcctctgtGGGTTTCATGGCGGTTTCCAGGCCAAGTTTTTAAGGTGCACCGCCACCTCATGAACTTCTTTACATTTAAAATCCTTTCTCATTGTCAGCTCATTATATGGACAGATTTGGAACATAATAATAGCAACAACATTTTAGTCTGTTTCCATTCCCTGGTATATTTCACATTAAATTTtgtctggttttatttttagtttatttaatatcTTAAAAAACGTGAATCTGCTCTCAGGTATGACAACAACACTCTTCCTCACACCTGAGGAAGATCTCCTCTTCTAAAGTTCCTTCACTGAGAGGATTATGGCTGATGGGATCATGCAGTGTTTATGAAGATGatgacgcgcacacacagacacacacacacacacacagacacacacacctgcagcagCTTCACCCATCCTGAGAGTGTCTGAGAGCTCCAGTAGATTCAGCATGCCTGACTTTGATATCATCGTCCTGGGCACTGGGCTCAAGGTAAGaaaatcatcaccatcatcatcgtcgtcgtcgtcatcatcatcatcatcatcgtcaatgtatatttttgttatcatcttcttctttatgATCATCACTAATACACCTCCAGTATGTCGTATGTAGAGCAGGAATTAATTTAAACGTAAAACTTATtcgtatttaaataaattatgattTTCATGCAGTTCTTTTGTTTATCTAGAAGACatggacagaacacacacacacatatatttcaGTCACTATTTTATTGACTTAATTCACTCATCACTCTTTTATCCATTGTTTTTGATGGCGCATCAGTGACTCTGACCCATATACAGTCATGTTTCCCTAAAGATAAAGCTCTACCTTACATCTCTGCTGCTGCTATTATGTCACCTATTTCATATGATTTATTCAGAATTGTCCTTCTGTTGCAtttgtatacagtgtgcagtgttagaTCAGGTCCTGGGTTACCTCCCTAAACACAGAGTCTGAGCGAGAGGAAAATAATCTCTCTCATTAAAGCTGACACAAATCTTAATGAAGCTGAATCCTGACTAAGGGCAGAATCTTACAGAGCCTCCAGCTGGATTAGGGGTCGtaatccctcacacacaccacacacacacacacacacacatgctaaaagattgtgtttaaatattaaatctgtGAGTGAGTCCAGATCCAGTATGTCCAGTGAGCTGTTTTTAAAGCTGACCCTCTTTACAGGAATGCATCCTGTCCTGTCTCCTGTCCATCTGCGGGAAAAAGGTTCTTCACATCGACCAGAACCCATTTTATGGAGGAGAGAACGCCTCCATCTCACCTCTGGAGGAGGTCTGAACCCCACACATGCTTTAGTTGTAGTATCCTGGACTCTATAGTTTAACTCCATACTGTTAATAAATCCGTGTTTGTGATGTTCTCAGCTCTATAAGCAGTTCCAGGTTCCGGGGCCTCCTAAAGGAATGGGACGAGGCAAGGACTGGAACGTTGACCTGATTCCGAAGTTCATGCTTTCCAACGGtgagacaaacacaaacacaaaacatctcCCCTATAATTCCGTCCTCTAGTCccgtgtgttgatgagtgtgctGTCCTTCACGCCGTCACGTCTCACAGGGCCCCTGGTGAAGATGCTGCTGTTCACGGAGGTGACACGTTATCTGGACTTCAAAGTCATTGAGGGCAGTTACGTCTTCAAAGGTGGAAAAATTCACAAAGTTCCCATCACAGAGGCAGACGTCCACGCCTCAggtaacacaccacacaacacaacacatactcCAATTACACCAatcatccataacattatgaccactgagaggtgccgtgaataagactgatgatctcctcatcatggcccctgttagtgggtgggatatattagacagcaagtgaacattttgtcctcaatgttgatgttagaagcaggaaaaatggacaaacgtaaggatttgagcgagtttgaccaaaagggccaaattgtgatggctagaccactggatcagagcatctccaaaactgcagctcttgtggggtgttcccggtctgcagtggtcagtaaatataaaagtggtccgaggaaggaacagggtcatgggtggtcaaggctcattgatgcacgtggggagtgaaggctgacccgtgtgattcgatccaacagacgagctactgttgctcaaattgctgaagaagttaatgctggttctgagagaaaggggtcagaatacacagtgcaatattaggcaggtggtcataatgttatgcctgattggtgtatatttcacatttttatttatttatatatttgattttattcataGCAACGAATTCGGACATGTTTGGGAGATAACCCTTTAATTTCAATTCAGGAAAATTTCAATTCCAATTCAAGTCCATGAAGTACGAGTGAAACTAGAATTCACAACTACTGTAGAAAATCTCCGAAACGTCCATCCTAGAATTTTGTTTTGGAATTCTGCTCCAGAATCGTGTTGAGGATTCCAACACCTTCTCTCATCCAGATCTGTTCCACAATCCCAGATCTATAATATCATTTATTTCACAGGTCTCTTAGAATTCTAAAGGAAATAGGGAGAAAAGTCCAGGAATATGATCTAGGATTTAAGCttcttttttaatagtttttgaAGAAAtcttataattataaaatatcttTTAATGAATTCTGTTTTAAAGGGAATTCTACATCCTTCTAGAAACTCTAGTCCGGAAGAACAGATGATTTTAATAAATGGTGTAAAATTCATGCTGCTTGTTTTCTTGGACAGATCTGATGGGGATGTTTGATAAGAGGAGATTCCGGAAGCTTCTTCTCTTCATCCTGAGCTTTGAGGAACACGACCCCCGCACTCACCAGGACATGGACCCACACCGGACCACCATGAGGGATGTCTTCCGCCATTTTGATTTGGGACTGGACGTAGTGGAGTTCGTTGGACACGCACTGGCTCTGTACAGCACTGATGAGTtagtacacacactgacacacactcacacacgcacacacacacacacgcgcacacacacattcaaactcatgcacacatacattcacatactcatttatgcacacacactcacatatacaaacactcacatatacacacactcacatatacacacatacacgcacgcacgcacccacacacacacacacacgcacacatacattcacgtactaacttactcacacacacacccacagatcAAGACATAAAAATGGCAACATGGTAACTGTGTgcccaatgtgtgtgtgtgtgtatgtgtgtatgtgtgtgtgtgtgtgtgtgtgtgtgtgtgtgtagttatcTGGACCAGCCGTGTCTGCAGACCATTAAGCGGATACGGATGTACTCGGAGTCTGTGGCTCGGTACGATCACAGTCCTTACCTGTATCCGCTGTATGGACTCGGGGAGCTGCTGCAGGGCTTTGCCAGGTACAAGCAAAGGACTTCaggaggccacgcctcctttactgtcactgtgactgacagaaactgaagccacgcctcctttactgtcactgtgactgacagaaactgaagccacgcctcctttactgtcactgtgactgacagaaactgaagccacgcctcctttacagtcactgtgactgacagaaacTGAAGTCACGCCTCCTTTATTGTCACTGTGAATGACAGAAActgaagccacgcctcctttacagTCACTGACTGACAGAAACTGAAGTCACGCCTCCTTTATTGTCACTGTGAATGACAGAAActgaagccacgcctcctttacagTCACTGACTGACAGAAACTGAAGTCACGCCTCCTTTATTGTCACTGTGAATGACAGAAActgaagccacgcctcctttacagTCACTGACTGACAGAAACTGAAGTCACGCCTCCTTTATTGTCACTGTGAATGACAGAAActgaagccacgcctcctttacagTCACTGACTGACAGAAACTGAAGTCACGCCTCCTTTATTGTCACTGTGAATGACAGAAActgaagccacgcctcctttacagtcactgactgacagaaactgaagccacgcctcctttacagtcactgtgactgacagaaacTGAAGTCACGCCTCCTTTAttgtcactgtgactgacagaaactgaagccacacctcctttgctAAAACATGGACATCaagctctctttctctttgagaaatatattttgtgtgtgtgtgtgtgtgtaacaggctGAGTGCTCAGCATGGAGGAACATACATGCTGAACCGCCATGTTGATGACATCGTCATGGAGAATGGAAAAGTGGCAGGTGTGAAATCTCAGGGAGAGGTGAGGACAAAAGGCTTTGAGATTCTCATTTAAAGTAAAACTGTTCATAGAGACGTCTTAATAAAGAAACTGTTTATGCGGCTGATGTTCCAGCTTTTCCGATGTAAGCAGCTCCTGTGTGATCCCAGCTACGTCCCTAACCGGGTGAAGAAAGTGGGGCGGGTTATCAGGGTCATCTGCCTGCTGAACCATCCAATCAAAAACACTCACGATGCAAACTCATGCCAGATCATCATACCTCAGACGCAGGTGCACAGGAAATCCGGTAGGAAAGGTTATTTTATTGCAAACCCTGAGCAAAAGCGCCTTTAATGCTATGATATATTTGTATCCTCAATTTCTCATTGATCGTCATTTCTTTCCTCATATTTTTATTGGCTGTTGTGTGATTTATACAAATCAGATGCAGATTAGGGTGTATTGGGGGCATGGAATATGCAAATTAAGTCTAAATGAGTGGTAAGTAGGCAGAGCTTGTGTAAATGCAGGTGAAGTTAATTTATCACCacttgtttctgtttctgtgtgtgtgtgagagtgtgtgagagtgcgagtgtgtgtgagagtgtgtgtgtgtgtgtgtgtgagagtgtgtgagagtgtgtgagagtgcgagtgtgtgtgagagagagtgtgtgtgtgtgagtgcgagtgtgtgtgagagagagtgtgtgaatgtgtgtgtgtgtgagagtgtgtgagagtgcgagtgtgtgtgagagagagtgtgtgaatgtgtgtgtgtgagagtgtgtgaatgtctgtgagagtgtgtgtgtgtgagagagtgtgtgaatgtctgagagtgtgtgcattagtgtgtgtgcgtgagtgtgtgtgaatgtgtgtgagtgtgtgagagagagtgtgtgaatgtgtgtgtgagtgtgtgagagtgtgtgtgtgtgtgtgagagtgtgtgcattagtgtgtgtgtgtgcgtgagtgtgtgtgaatgtgtgtgagtgtgtgagagagagtgtgtgaatgagtgtgtgagtgtgtgtgtgtgtgcgtgagagtgtgtgaatgtctgtgagagtgtgtgcattagtgtgtgtgtgcgtgagtgtgtgtgaatgtgtgtgagtgtgtgagagagagtgtgtgaatgtgtgtgtgagtgtgtgagagtgtgtgtgtgtgtgtgtgtgtgagagtgtgtgaatgtctgtgagagtgtgtgcattagtgtgtgtgtgcgtgagtgtgtgtgaatgtgtgtgagtgtgtgagagagagtgtgtgtgtgtgtgtgagagtgtgtgaatgtctgtgagagtgtgtgcattagtgtgtgtgtgcgtgagtgtgtgtgaatgtgtgtgaatgtgtgtgagagtgtgtgagagagagtgtgtgaatgtgtgtgtgtgtgagagtgtgtgtgtgtgtgtgtgtgagtgtgtgaatgtctgtgagagtgtgtgcattagtgtgtgtgtgcgtgagtgtgtgtgaatgtgtgtgagagtgtgtgagagagagtgtgtgaatgtctgtgagagtgtgtgcattagtgtgtgtgtgtgtgtgaatgtgtgtgagtgtgtgagagagagtgtgtgaatgtgtgtgtgagtgtgtgtgtgtgtgagagtgtgtgaatgtctgtgagagtgtgtgcattagtgtgtgtgagagtgtgtgaatgtctgtgagagtgtgtgcattagtgtgtgtgagagtgtgtgaatgtctgtgagagtgtgtgcattagtgtgtgtgagagtgtgtgagacatccTGACACCGCTTGTGCCTCTCTGTACAGATATCTACGTGTGTTTGATCTCCTTCACTCATAACGTGGCTCCTGAAGGGAAGTACATTGCTGTAGTGAGCACGAGCGTGGAGACGAGTAACCCGGAGAAGGAGGTGCAGCCGGGACTGGCGCTGCTCGAACCCATCATGGAGAAGTAAACCAATCACATACACATgagtttaaacattttattacatacaCTAGCTAATGTGACTAATCTAAACGAGGTCATAAACAGATGAGGTTTTGTCtataaacactgtaacacactgcagcttcATTAACTTTTAATTATGTAAATGTTCCTATTCTGTGAGGTTTAATATATTGAGAGTAAATAAAGATATCTAATCATCCTGCAGGTTTGTCTCCATCAGCAACGTCATGGTGCCCACAGATGATGGGAGGCGGAGTCAGGTAACCTAATCGCTGTCAATCAAAGTCACTGTCCAGTCAAGAAGTCCATTATTTAACATATATAATCAGCAATAACTggaattaaattattattattatcatcaacatcattattcttattattatcatcttatttttattgtgtgtgtgtgtttctgggcTCAGGTTTTCGTGTCGCACTCCTACGACGCCACCACACACTATGACATGGAGTGTGAGAACATTAAGGACCTTTTCAGGCGCATGACAGGGACAGAGTTCAGCTTCGAAGATTTTCGCAGAGAGTGCGAGGTCGACACGGACGATTAaaactgcagcacacacacacacacacactttttaaaacTGTTGTTATGATCAAGGTCACACTTTTACCGCCGGTGTGAAGACGAGTGAAGAGAAGTgtttaaatactgtaaataaaataaaataaaataaaataaactgtgatTCAGACTCAGACACACgcatgctattattattattattataattattattattattattaatattaatcagtAACTCATTCTGATTAAAGCCTCTCATCATCCCAGTGAGAGATTAGCTCAGAGTTCTGAGAAGGACAAAGccatgtgagacagagagatgagatgagatgagagacTGGCCACAGAGAAAGAGGTTAATAAAGGATAATAGCAACCACTGactgggatacacacacacacacacacacacacacgcatacacacatacacccacacacacgcacgcacgcatacacacatacaaacaaacagcagTGGGATGACATGATGATCGCAGTTTTTGAGGATCAATGAAGAATGTTTTTCACTTGTgacaaaaccaaaataaatagaGAACTGGGCATTGGGGTGACTGTcacggatggacagacagacagacagattattGCACCgttatataaacattttctctcattttatacatcttTAATCTTCTGGCTGAATTTAAagacaaatgaatcattttatggcaaataaaaacacagggtTCTGATACACAGCTAttcaaaaacacatttattgtacacagtattacagtattatacacacacacacttcattctgATGTCACTGCAGA from Hemibagrus wyckioides isolate EC202008001 linkage group LG21, SWU_Hwy_1.0, whole genome shotgun sequence harbors:
- the zgc:112334 gene encoding rab GDP dissociation inhibitor beta isoform X1 — its product is MPDFDIIVLGTGLKECILSCLLSICGKKVLHIDQNPFYGGENASISPLEELYKQFQVPGPPKGMGRGKDWNVDLIPKFMLSNGPLVKMLLFTEVTRYLDFKVIEGSYVFKGGKIHKVPITEADVHASDLMGMFDKRRFRKLLLFILSFEEHDPRTHQDMDPHRTTMRDVFRHFDLGLDVVEFVGHALALYSTDDYLDQPCLQTIKRIRMYSESVARYDHSPYLYPLYGLGELLQGFARLSAQHGGTYMLNRHVDDIVMENGKVAGVKSQGELFRCKQLLCDPSYVPNRVKKVGRVIRVICLLNHPIKNTHDANSCQIIIPQTQVHRKSDIYVCLISFTHNVAPEGKYIAVVSTSVETSNPEKEVQPGLALLEPIMEKFVSISNVMVPTDDGRRSQVFVSHSYDATTHYDMECENIKDLFRRMTGTEFSFEDFRRECEVDTDD
- the zgc:112334 gene encoding rab GDP dissociation inhibitor alpha isoform X2, with translation MPDFDIIVLGTGLKECILSCLLSICGKKVLHIDQNPFYGGENASISPLEELYKQFQVPGPPKGMGRGKDWNVDLIPKFMLSNGPLVKMLLFTEVTRYLDFKVIEGSYVFKGGKIHKVPITEADVHASDLMGMFDKRRFRKLLLFILSFEEHDPRTHQDMDPHRTTMRDVFRHFDLGLDVVEFVGHALALYSTDDYLDQPCLQTIKRIRMYSESVARYDHSPYLYPLYGLGELLQGFARLSAQHGGTYMLNRHVDDIVMENGKVAGVKSQGELLCDPSYVPNRVKKVGRVIRVICLLNHPIKNTHDANSCQIIIPQTQVHRKSDIYVCLISFTHNVAPEGKYIAVVSTSVETSNPEKEVQPGLALLEPIMEKFVSISNVMVPTDDGRRSQVFVSHSYDATTHYDMECENIKDLFRRMTGTEFSFEDFRRECEVDTDD